One Nicotiana sylvestris chromosome 12, ASM39365v2, whole genome shotgun sequence genomic window carries:
- the LOC138883979 gene encoding uncharacterized protein: protein MNQLEKAQLQHVQSPRQVNAMEDEGYGEQNEEVQYVNNYQGQRGNALNQQQQWRYQDNLGNQNQQGNRNWGNNNQNWGNQNNQGNWSGNNNNWGGNNQEGWNNDNQENRGKGFQRPPMYQQPNNPPPFLSQGPNSSNTEMRRIEMMFEQMMKKNTDSDAQLASYNTSIWNLEVQLG, encoded by the exons ATGAACCAGTTAGAGAAAGCTCAATTGCAACATGTTCAATCTCCtagacaagtaaatgctatggaag ATGAGGGATATGGTGAGcaaaatgaagaagtgcaatatgtgaacaattatcaaggacaaaggggcaatgctcttaatcaacaacaacaatggagatACCAAGATAATTTggggaatcaaaaccaacaaggcaatagaaactgggggaacaacaatcaaaattggggcaaccagaacaatcagggtaactggagtggcaacaacaacaattggggaggaAACAATCAAGAGGGTTGGAACAATGACAATCAAGAAAATCGAGggaaaggctttcaaaggcctccgatgtatcaacaaccaaataACCCACCTCCATTTCTGTCCCAAGGTCCTAACTCGTCAAACACTGAGATGAGAAGGatcgagatgatgtttgaacaaatgatgaagaagaacacCGACTCCGATGCCCAGTTGGCATCCTACAATACTTCAATCtggaatttggaggttcaacttgGATAG